CAATTCGCTATTAATTCTCGACGAtgtttatgataaaaaaataatcgaagtATTCAATTTCGGATGTAAAACGCTCGTAATAACAACTGACACTGAAATATTGTGTCACAACAATAATGTGCGTAAAGAAGTTATTAAAATGGAAGAAGGATTTACAGAAGCCGAGAGTTTAGATTTATTTGCTCGATCATTAGATACACAAGTTGATTTGCTACCACCTGAGGCGAAAGACATTCATTATGAGTGCAATGGTATGCCGATACTAATCGATATGTTTGCGGCACAATTTATAGAATATAAGGAAGATATGATAAAATGCCGCGACCGCTggcaatattatttaaaggcATTGCGTAAAAAGGATGCGTCTAATGCtgtaatggaaaaatttttacgtaaCCAATCAAATACATTTGATGTATGCATCGGTCGTTTAAAGCCTGATCTATGTGAATATTACAAAAGCTTAGCAATATTTAGCGaagatattaatataatgccaaaaacattagaaattttatggaatgaatcaaaattcaaagttGAAGATATATTGGTTAGTTTGTGCTATAAATCACTTGTTGTTAAATACTGGAACTctgatttaaattcatatatttatggtGTACACGATTTATTGCTTCGTCATTTGCGCAGCCTATTTGATAAAAGACAATTATCATCCATGCATCGTgaattcgttaaaaaattgtatacaatttgtaaaaatgatttctcaaaatttcCTAAAGATAATTACACTTACGCGTATATTGGACACCATCTTGAGCAAGCGGAAATGTttaaagattttgaaaaattgtatctggattttaattttatccagggTAAAATTAGCAACAGTGGAGTTAATGATttgttaattgatttaaaaaaatatcgtaacCACATAACAGgcaataatgaaaatattgaaaggAAAGTTAGAGATTTAGAAGAGTTTTTACAAACCCAAACAAAAACTTTGGCTGTATATCGTCAACGTAATTGCCTTGATTTAGTACAGATAGCATTGAATCATCCACGTGGTTATTGCTATGAGACCGCCCGTTCAATAGCacaatcacaaaaaaataaattgtatctAAAAAATACTCATCAACCTTCTAAATTGCATAACCCAATAGCTGAAGAACTAAATATGGAATTTTCTACAGTTAATTTCACGGATAAtccaaatcaaattttaattggaaCCAAGACAGGTTTAATTATGTTGTGGAATTGtaataagaaaaaacaaaCGCCATTTTGTGGTTTCAATAAAtcgaaaattgttaaagttATTGTGTCACaaaatggtaaattttttattgctctaAATAGTGAAtcaatagtaaaatattttactttaaaaactgataatgatgatgatgatgatgataatgatgatgatgaaaatgaaaatgaaaatgaatatgaattgaatgataattattcagataataatCATTCACATACACCACGggaaaaacaaacattttggTACCCGATTGTTCCACGACAAACAAACACTAGTTCAGTAACTTACGATACGAACGGTGAATTAATAACAGACATGACACTGAGTTCAGATGATAAAAGACTAGCTGTTTGTACGACTAAAGGCACTATTATAGTTTGGGACGTCGACGGCAAACAGAAGGCGTcaatacatgaaaaaaatatgagcttTCAAAAACTAACATTCGCTAAACAGTCTCGTCAATTACATGTAGTTGATACTAAGGGCACAATCACAGTGTATTTATGGGATGGAAATAATTATGACTATAAAACTCGTTATCATCCATTTCAGAGGAGTGGCGAAGAGTCTTCAGTTGATATAGAAGTTATATatcttaaagaaaaaatagaccCGGACGAAACaagtttgatttatttaacacGCGATACAATTCTTATGATAGTATGGAGCATCGATACAAACGGTAATCTATGTAGTCCTGCAAAACGTCAATTTTATGAAGCAATTGATACTAAATTTAACGAAGCTACACTAACACACGACGGCAATTATTTGGTTGTTAGCAATACTGACTCTTTATTGCgtgttttgaattttgaatatggACTGGAACCAGTAGCTTACTATCCAGATTGTACTGTTTCACTGGATACTTATTATGATTTTGATTGCCAGCACCACTTAATTATAAGTGGTGATAAACATTCCGTCCAACGTTGGAAATTTGACATAAAATACATAGAAAGTTCACCACAGTCGCTTATAAGACCATTGTTTGATGCCATCATGAAACCATTGGGACAACCAAATATTGTAGCACAAGAAATCGTCGGGAAAAAAATAGGATTgtatattgatgaaaatttgcAAGTTGAGACTgacaatttcataggaaaaatagTAACACTGAATTTAAGCCCAGatggaaataaaatactttacacgattaaaaatgaaacattCAGAAATGAAAcatcaagaaaaattacagagtataaaatttgtttgtatGATGTcacaactaaaaaaataactgaaatatTGTCATCATTCACAGAATTTCCACacttagttaaatttattcaagttcaAAATGAGCTGGCTATTGTTTGCAA
The sequence above is drawn from the Microplitis demolitor isolate Queensland-Clemson2020A chromosome 3, iyMicDemo2.1a, whole genome shotgun sequence genome and encodes:
- the LOC106693462 gene encoding apoptotic protease-activating factor 1; the protein is MEPIHKDILEKLHEKISDINVDNGIVSFLQLNGILTDSDIDAINKQTYQIDKVTTLLNILPERGSRAFDCFYQSLKKHYYWLSDEMLRMTSGEDVDSRGCTSPMTPAMPTFTIDRTEKKEQLRHALRNLLPGSYVVLHGMKGYGRTRLTAQTLNDRPLITELFNNEIYWIKFGSEGANTVEDEILTQLQQLYDKVEKREVSLNLGKLKDEMCSMLKRHFNLNHNSLLILDDVYDKKIIEVFNFGCKTLVITTDTEILCHNNNVRKEVIKMEEGFTEAESLDLFARSLDTQVDLLPPEAKDIHYECNGMPILIDMFAAQFIEYKEDMIKCRDRWQYYLKALRKKDASNAVMEKFLRNQSNTFDVCIGRLKPDLCEYYKSLAIFSEDINIMPKTLEILWNESKFKVEDILVSLCYKSLVVKYWNSDLNSYIYGVHDLLLRHLRSLFDKRQLSSMHREFVKKLYTICKNDFSKFPKDNYTYAYIGHHLEQAEMFKDFEKLYLDFNFIQGKISNSGVNDLLIDLKKYRNHITGNNENIERKVRDLEEFLQTQTKTLAVYRQRNCLDLVQIALNHPRGYCYETARSIAQSQKNKLYLKNTHQPSKLHNPIAEELNMEFSTVNFTDNPNQILIGTKTGLIMLWNCNKKKQTPFCGFNKSKIVKVIVSQNGKFFIALNSESIVKYFTLKTDNDDDDDDNDDDENENENEYELNDNYSDNNHSHTPREKQTFWYPIVPRQTNTSSVTYDTNGELITDMTLSSDDKRLAVCTTKGTIIVWDVDGKQKASIHEKNMSFQKLTFAKQSRQLHVVDTKGTITVYLWDGNNYDYKTRYHPFQRSGEESSVDIEVIYLKEKIDPDETSLIYLTRDTILMIVWSIDTNGNLCSPAKRQFYEAIDTKFNEATLTHDGNYLVVSNTDSLLRVLNFEYGLEPVAYYPDCTVSLDTYYDFDCQHHLIISGDKHSVQRWKFDIKYIESSPQSLIRPLFDAIMKPLGQPNIVAQEIVGKKIGLYIDENLQVETDNFIGKIVTLNLSPDGNKILYTIKNETFRNETSRKITEYKICLYDVTTKKITEILSSFTEFPHLVKFIQVQNELAIVCKQEDKLFYIYKGAKICLKETSNIINLHTINNKYVVGVTRDEIIKIWEMKEQTWIQLCQIRNTELNLHRLQGPHVSYSAINLKNNMIAILKSNYQMAIYFIGYDKSNIPGMLAKLDNTHFTFTKKLTCCAFSPDDKYLAIGMDDGNIAIFNIDERKAYEKELKLHCNSILQLQWAPLSIGTSILLSINCDELAWWNIALLENKTKKKPKRSRTGIVRSSTVPLLELELPSNIQMRNSQTADANLSSASTSSLDRRINDINISNGNNPSDNMSNGNGTRDNGTSSNEQINNGETQNYWALKTCKNRNRPALLGLIRLPPNCRAKVCVSSDFYKFLLVDVHGSINCFELFDVSSTV